One Pseudomonas muyukensis DNA segment encodes these proteins:
- a CDS encoding copper chaperone PCu(A)C has translation MSMQPIKRGLAALALLGLALPALAQTTVSDAWVRASVAQQQATGAFMTLTASSDSKLVGVASPVAKTVQVHEMTMHGDVMGMREVKAVELPAGKPVTLDPNGYHVMLMGLKQQVKEGEQVPLTLTIEDAKGVKETLQVQAPVRALNAEAGGGHAHGHMNH, from the coding sequence ATGTCGATGCAACCGATCAAACGCGGCCTGGCCGCCCTGGCCCTGCTGGGCCTGGCCTTGCCAGCCCTGGCCCAGACCACCGTGAGCGACGCCTGGGTGCGCGCCAGCGTGGCGCAGCAGCAGGCCACCGGCGCCTTCATGACCCTGACCGCCAGCAGCGACAGCAAGCTGGTGGGCGTGGCTTCGCCCGTGGCCAAGACCGTGCAGGTGCACGAGATGACCATGCACGGCGACGTGATGGGCATGCGTGAGGTGAAGGCGGTCGAGCTGCCGGCGGGCAAGCCGGTGACCCTGGACCCGAACGGCTACCACGTGATGCTGATGGGCCTGAAACAGCAGGTGAAGGAAGGCGAGCAGGTGCCGCTGACCTTGACCATCGAAGATGCCAAGGGCGTGAAAGAAACCCTGCAGGTACAGGCACCGGTTCGCGCGCTCAACGCCGAGGCTGGCGGCGGGCATGCCCATGGGCACATGAATCACTGA
- a CDS encoding DUF2790 domain-containing protein, translating into MTLKTLASAALFAALGLGALTAQASSASLNQASVMQYRYGDQLDVKKVLSVKDEQRNTCGVVNTRMDYLDSQGKAQSVEYRTYATSGCHDN; encoded by the coding sequence ATGACCCTCAAGACCCTCGCCAGCGCCGCCCTGTTCGCCGCCCTTGGCCTCGGCGCCCTCACTGCCCAGGCCAGCAGCGCTTCGCTCAACCAGGCCAGCGTGATGCAGTACCGCTACGGCGACCAGCTGGACGTGAAGAAAGTACTCTCGGTCAAGGACGAGCAGCGCAATACCTGCGGCGTGGTCAACACCCGCATGGACTACCTCGATTCCCAGGGCAAGGCGCAGAGCGTCGAGTACCGCACCTATGCCACCAGTGGCTGCCATGACAACTGA
- a CDS encoding AraC family transcriptional regulator, whose protein sequence is MAWLDPDSSFDPNAFGAPVLGICSALGEHDSGRHRHDRGQLLFTRQGCVRIDTPGRLCLLPPTQAAWIPAGLEHRARMRETVDYRSLYFTAALCEGLPTQVTVLSVNPLLRELVERIALAPFATAWDQGAAAHLLALCLSELQQAPRQPMFLPLPGDRRLARLLEQLDRLPPALSELAGQVGASEKTISRLFRRDTGLSYQQWRQQWRLLRAVEQLALQRPLGAIADELGFATDSAFIAFFRGLTGLTPGAWNRATSPG, encoded by the coding sequence ATGGCCTGGCTGGACCCCGACTCATCGTTCGATCCCAATGCCTTCGGCGCCCCGGTGCTGGGCATCTGCTCGGCCCTGGGCGAGCACGACTCCGGGCGTCATCGGCATGACCGTGGCCAGTTGCTGTTCACCCGCCAGGGCTGCGTGCGTATCGACACACCCGGGCGCCTGTGCCTGTTGCCACCGACCCAGGCGGCGTGGATCCCGGCGGGGCTCGAACACCGCGCGCGGATGCGCGAGACCGTGGATTATCGTTCGCTGTATTTCACCGCGGCGCTGTGCGAGGGCCTGCCGACCCAGGTCACGGTCCTCAGTGTCAACCCGTTGCTGCGCGAGCTGGTCGAGCGCATCGCCCTGGCGCCGTTCGCCACGGCTTGGGACCAGGGCGCCGCCGCGCACCTGCTGGCGCTGTGCCTGAGCGAGCTGCAGCAGGCGCCGCGCCAGCCGATGTTCCTGCCATTGCCGGGGGATCGGCGTTTGGCGCGGCTGCTGGAGCAGCTGGACCGCTTGCCGCCAGCCTTGAGCGAGTTGGCGGGCCAGGTGGGCGCCAGCGAAAAAACCATCAGCCGCCTGTTCAGGCGCGACACCGGCCTGTCCTATCAGCAGTGGCGGCAACAGTGGCGCCTGTTGCGCGCGGTGGAGCAGTTGGCGCTGCAGCGCCCGCTCGGGGCGATTGCCGATGAGCTGGGTTTTGCCACCGACAGCGCCTTCATCGCCTTCTTCCGTGGCCTGACCGGGCTGACCCCAGGCGCCTGGAACCGCGCAACTAGCCCAGGTTGA
- a CDS encoding response regulator produces MEHVDHILVVDDDREIRELVGNYLKKNGLRTSIVADGRQMRAFLENNAVDLIVLDIMMPGDDGLLLCRELRAGKHRNTPVLMLTARNDETDRIIGLEMGADDYLTKPFSARELLARINAVLRRTRMLPPNLTISESSRLIAFGPWRLDTTSRHLLDSEGTLVALSGAEYRLLRVFLDHPQRVLSREQLLNLTQGREADIFDRSIDLLVSRLRQRLGDDAREPTCIKTVRSEGYVFSLPVQLLEAPA; encoded by the coding sequence ATGGAGCATGTCGATCACATCCTGGTCGTCGACGACGACCGCGAAATCCGCGAACTGGTCGGCAACTACCTGAAGAAGAACGGCCTGCGCACCAGCATCGTCGCCGACGGCCGGCAGATGCGCGCCTTCCTGGAGAACAACGCGGTCGACCTGATCGTGCTCGACATCATGATGCCCGGCGACGACGGCCTGCTGCTGTGTCGCGAACTGCGCGCCGGCAAGCACCGCAACACACCGGTGCTGATGCTCACCGCGCGCAACGACGAGACCGACCGCATCATCGGCCTGGAGATGGGCGCCGACGACTACCTGACCAAACCGTTCTCGGCCCGCGAGCTGCTGGCACGGATCAACGCCGTGCTGCGCCGCACGCGCATGCTGCCGCCCAACCTGACCATCAGCGAGAGCAGCCGGTTGATCGCCTTCGGCCCCTGGCGCCTGGACACCACCTCGCGCCACCTGCTCGACAGCGAAGGCACCCTGGTGGCGCTGTCGGGCGCCGAGTACCGCCTGCTGCGGGTGTTCCTCGACCATCCGCAGCGGGTGCTCAGCCGCGAGCAACTGCTCAACCTCACCCAGGGCCGCGAGGCGGACATCTTCGACCGCTCCATCGACCTGCTGGTCAGCCGCCTGCGCCAGCGCCTGGGCGACGACGCCCGCGAGCCCACCTGCATCAAGACCGTGCGCAGCGAAGGCTATGTGTTCTCGCTGCCGGTGCAGCTGCTGGAGGCGCCGGCATGA
- a CDS encoding MFS transporter, whose protein sequence is MLSRSWLALASALLMFPQVAETLYSPALVSLAEHFGVTAAQASLTLSLYFIAFAAGVLAWGRLCDRWGRRPSMLAGLLLYSVAALAALLARDFSQLLGARVVAAFAAAVGSVVTQTVLRDRHQGEELARVFTLIGACLALSPALGLLSGAWLERALGYQGVLAGQLLMAASLLAWAWRCLPETHSGPRQAPAIGQLLWRLLSDRRIQRASVLVAVFNVSVFSWYSLAPFMFERLGASAWMGYSGAALAGGALLGARLNGWLLRRGLGVARLLRLACLLDLLAAMMMLGLADSLWAVAAMLLVMVAFAMAIPLLLSSALVDYGDCRGSAGALFGLFYYLQIGAGLMLVGATQALAATLLACALLACALAAGYRA, encoded by the coding sequence ATGCTTTCCCGTTCCTGGCTGGCCCTGGCCAGTGCCCTGCTGATGTTCCCGCAGGTCGCCGAAACCCTGTACAGCCCGGCCCTGGTCTCGCTGGCCGAGCACTTTGGCGTGACCGCCGCCCAGGCCTCGCTGACCCTGTCGCTCTACTTCATCGCGTTCGCCGCCGGGGTGCTGGCCTGGGGGCGCCTGTGCGACCGCTGGGGGCGGCGCCCGAGCATGCTCGCCGGGCTACTGCTGTATAGCGTCGCGGCCCTGGCCGCGCTGCTGGCGCGCGACTTCAGCCAGTTGCTGGGCGCCCGGGTGGTGGCGGCTTTCGCGGCGGCGGTGGGCTCGGTGGTGACCCAGACCGTATTGCGCGATCGCCATCAGGGCGAGGAGTTGGCCCGGGTCTTCACCCTGATCGGTGCCTGCCTGGCCCTCAGCCCTGCCCTGGGCCTGCTCAGCGGCGCCTGGCTGGAGCGCGCCCTTGGCTACCAGGGGGTGCTGGCCGGTCAGTTGCTGATGGCCGCGAGCTTGCTGGCCTGGGCCTGGCGCTGCCTGCCAGAGACCCACAGCGGTCCGCGCCAGGCGCCCGCCATCGGCCAACTGCTCTGGCGCCTGCTCAGCGACCGCCGCATCCAGCGGGCCAGCGTCCTGGTGGCGGTGTTCAACGTCAGCGTGTTCAGTTGGTACAGCCTGGCGCCCTTCATGTTCGAGCGGCTCGGCGCCAGCGCCTGGATGGGTTATTCCGGCGCGGCCCTGGCCGGCGGCGCATTGCTGGGCGCGCGACTCAATGGCTGGCTGTTGCGGCGCGGGCTCGGGGTTGCCCGCCTGCTGCGCCTGGCCTGCCTGCTCGACCTGCTGGCGGCGATGATGATGCTGGGGTTGGCCGACAGCCTGTGGGCAGTGGCGGCCATGCTGCTGGTGATGGTCGCCTTCGCCATGGCCATCCCACTGCTGCTCAGCTCGGCACTGGTCGACTACGGCGATTGCCGCGGCAGTGCCGGGGCGCTGTTCGGGCTGTTCTACTACCTGCAGATCGGCGCAGGGCTGATGCTGGTGGGGGCCACCCAGGCACTGGCGGCGACGCTGCTGGCTTGCGCGTTGCTGGCCTGCGCCCTGGCCGCCGGCTACCGCGCCTGA
- a CDS encoding AzlC family ABC transporter permease: MSSPPLARQAFLHGAIAILPLSLAVAPWGLLAGSMAIEANLSAWQGQGLSAIVFAGAAQLVAIGMLKGGANLFSILLTTLLLTSQHLLYGLSMRPVLSGLPTRWRLGLGFLLTDEFFALTSHHDQQQFNRWYALGVGLTFYVAWNLFTLAGIVLGQNIPHLDQLGLDFSIVATFVALIAPLVRNLPTLVCVAVSLFCSVLFSYCHWETALVAAGLLGMAAGFICQKFSGGRA; the protein is encoded by the coding sequence ATGTCCAGCCCGCCCCTCGCCCGCCAAGCCTTTCTCCATGGCGCCATCGCCATCCTGCCCTTGTCCCTGGCCGTCGCGCCCTGGGGCTTGCTGGCCGGTTCCATGGCCATCGAAGCCAACCTCAGCGCCTGGCAAGGCCAGGGGCTGTCGGCCATCGTCTTCGCCGGCGCCGCGCAACTGGTGGCGATCGGCATGCTCAAGGGCGGCGCCAACCTGTTCTCGATCCTTCTCACTACCTTGCTGCTGACCTCGCAGCACCTGCTCTACGGGCTGTCGATGCGCCCCGTGCTGTCGGGCTTGCCCACCCGCTGGCGGCTGGGCCTGGGCTTTTTGCTCACCGACGAATTCTTCGCCTTGACCAGCCACCATGACCAGCAGCAGTTCAACCGCTGGTACGCCCTGGGTGTCGGCTTGACCTTCTACGTGGCGTGGAACCTGTTCACCCTGGCCGGCATCGTCCTGGGCCAGAACATCCCGCACCTGGACCAGCTGGGCCTGGACTTCTCCATCGTCGCCACCTTCGTCGCGCTGATCGCGCCGCTGGTGCGCAACCTGCCGACCCTGGTGTGCGTGGCGGTGTCATTGTTCTGCTCGGTGCTGTTCAGCTACTGCCACTGGGAAACCGCCTTGGTCGCCGCCGGCCTGCTGGGCATGGCCGCCGGCTTCATCTGCCAGAAATTCTCCGGAGGCCGTGCATGA
- a CDS encoding AraC family transcriptional regulator has translation MSTPLREQTHLWQAPALGDVEMLHARYLQQRFAPHVHEGYVFTVIESGAQRFWHRGSEHLAPVGSMVLINPDELHTGATAHEAGWRYRGFYPEHARVTGVLDELELGRHGLPRFKDSVIQDPALAAAFSHLHRLSETDASALEQQTAWRQAVLALVQRHGHCAEPVAPGNEPLAVARARELLESQLADPPSLETLAAAVNLSPFHFARVFRQATGLPPHAWLKQRRLARARELLKSGQPALEVAFLLGFADQSHLSRQFKQAYGVTPGAYRQACLNLG, from the coding sequence ATGAGCACGCCCCTGCGCGAACAAACCCACCTGTGGCAGGCGCCGGCCCTGGGCGATGTCGAGATGCTGCACGCCCGTTACCTCCAGCAGCGCTTCGCCCCGCATGTGCACGAAGGCTATGTGTTCACGGTGATCGAGTCCGGTGCCCAGCGCTTCTGGCACCGCGGCAGCGAGCACCTGGCGCCGGTGGGTAGCATGGTGCTGATCAACCCCGACGAACTGCACACTGGCGCCACCGCCCATGAGGCGGGATGGCGCTACCGTGGTTTCTACCCCGAGCACGCGCGGGTCACCGGGGTACTCGACGAACTGGAGCTGGGCCGCCATGGCCTGCCCCGCTTCAAGGACAGCGTGATCCAGGACCCGGCCCTGGCCGCCGCCTTCAGCCACCTGCACCGACTGTCCGAGACCGACGCCAGTGCCCTGGAGCAACAGACTGCCTGGCGCCAGGCGGTACTGGCGCTGGTGCAGCGCCATGGCCACTGCGCCGAACCCGTCGCGCCCGGCAACGAGCCACTGGCCGTGGCCCGCGCCCGCGAGTTGCTGGAAAGCCAGCTGGCCGACCCACCGTCGCTGGAAACCCTGGCCGCGGCCGTGAACCTGTCGCCTTTCCACTTCGCCCGGGTGTTCCGCCAGGCCACCGGCTTGCCGCCCCATGCCTGGCTCAAGCAACGGCGCCTGGCGCGGGCACGGGAGCTGCTGAAAAGCGGCCAGCCGGCCCTGGAGGTCGCCTTCCTGCTCGGCTTCGCCGACCAGAGCCACCTGAGCCGGCAGTTCAAGCAGGCCTATGGGGTCACCCCCGGCGCCTACCGCCAGGCCTGCCTCAACCTGGGCTAG
- a CDS encoding SCO family protein, which translates to MNDLLTRRAVVAGMGVLGLGLLAGCSPARGLDFKYGKNMSNEILGRKFKLKDTQGNERTLSSFYGSMPMIFFGFTQCPAVCPTAMARVAQIRKILRGRDRDLFQPVFITLDPERDTPEVLDAYVKAFDPSIVALTGTPEEIDAVAQEFKVFYEKVPAGDTYTISHSSTSYVYDTRSTLRLSLGHSLNAKECAEDLVTLMEIC; encoded by the coding sequence ATGAATGATCTGTTGACCCGGCGCGCGGTTGTCGCCGGGATGGGCGTACTGGGGCTCGGCCTGCTGGCGGGCTGCAGCCCGGCCCGTGGCCTGGACTTCAAGTACGGCAAGAACATGAGCAACGAGATCCTCGGGCGCAAGTTCAAGCTCAAGGATACGCAAGGCAACGAGCGGACCCTGTCGAGCTTCTACGGCTCGATGCCGATGATCTTCTTCGGCTTCACCCAGTGCCCGGCCGTCTGCCCGACCGCCATGGCGCGCGTGGCGCAGATCCGCAAGATCCTCCGTGGCCGCGACCGCGACCTGTTCCAGCCGGTGTTCATCACCCTGGACCCGGAGCGCGACACCCCCGAGGTGCTCGACGCCTACGTCAAGGCCTTCGACCCGTCGATCGTCGCCCTGACCGGCACGCCCGAGGAAATCGACGCGGTAGCCCAGGAGTTCAAGGTGTTCTACGAAAAGGTCCCGGCCGGCGACACCTACACTATCTCTCACTCGTCCACCAGCTACGTCTACGATACGCGTAGCACCCTGCGCCTGAGCCTGGGCCATTCCCTGAACGCCAAGGAATGCGCCGAGGACCTGGTCACCTTGATGGAGATCTGCTGA
- a CDS encoding AzlD domain-containing protein: MIWLLIFAMGAVVFLNRYAFLEPRLPLRLSSNARQFLGFAVPGMLTAICGPIIFLPEHQLDLSPFNPYLLGSLVAITLVLLTRSVLLSMLASMLIFFLLRSWLA, encoded by the coding sequence ATGATCTGGTTGCTGATCTTCGCCATGGGCGCGGTGGTGTTCCTCAACCGCTACGCCTTTCTCGAACCGCGCTTGCCGCTGCGCCTGAGCTCCAATGCCCGGCAATTCCTCGGCTTCGCCGTGCCGGGCATGCTCACCGCGATCTGCGGGCCGATCATCTTCCTGCCCGAGCATCAGCTCGACCTGAGCCCGTTCAACCCCTACCTGCTCGGTTCGCTGGTGGCCATCACCCTGGTGCTGTTGACCCGCAGCGTGTTGCTGAGCATGCTGGCGAGCATGTTGATCTTCTTCCTCCTGCGCAGCTGGCTGGCATGA
- the nfuA gene encoding Fe-S biogenesis protein NfuA has translation MSAITITDAAHDYLADLLSKQNTPGIGIRIFITQPGTQYAETCIAYCKPGEEKPDDEPVGLKSFTAYLDAVSVPFLEDALVDYATDRMGGQLTIKAPNAKVPMVNEDSPINERINYYLQTEINPGLASHGGAVSLVDVVDDGIAVLQFGGGCQGCGQADVTLKEGIERTLLERIPELKGVRDVTDHSNKENAYY, from the coding sequence ATGAGCGCTATAACCATTACCGACGCCGCCCATGATTACCTGGCCGATCTGCTCTCCAAGCAGAACACGCCTGGCATCGGCATCCGTATTTTCATCACCCAGCCGGGCACCCAGTACGCCGAGACCTGCATCGCCTACTGCAAGCCGGGCGAAGAGAAACCCGACGATGAGCCGGTGGGCCTGAAAAGCTTCACCGCCTACCTGGACGCCGTCAGCGTGCCGTTCCTCGAGGACGCGCTGGTGGACTACGCCACCGACCGCATGGGCGGCCAGCTGACCATCAAGGCGCCGAACGCCAAGGTGCCGATGGTCAACGAGGACAGCCCGATCAACGAGCGGATCAACTACTACCTGCAGACCGAGATCAACCCGGGCCTGGCCAGCCACGGCGGCGCCGTGAGCCTGGTGGACGTGGTCGACGACGGCATTGCCGTGCTGCAGTTCGGCGGTGGTTGCCAAGGGTGCGGCCAGGCCGATGTCACGCTCAAGGAAGGCATCGAGCGCACCCTGCTCGAGCGCATTCCCGAGCTCAAGGGCGTGCGTGACGTGACCGACCACAGCAACAAGGAAAACGCCTACTACTAG
- a CDS encoding sensor histidine kinase: MKWPRTLASRLALIFFTGLVLAYGLSFSLQAYERYVSSRSMMLSNLELDVSTSVAILDRLPAAERPAWLPRLERRTYRYRLDDGLSGEAMPSDNPPMAADSIVKAIGERYRLTFQEIPGPAAHFQAHLRLADGAPLTIDVTPASVPVASWLPVVLLIQLAVLLACTWLAVRLAIGPLTRLAQAVDNLDPNHPGPQLDERGPREVRYAAVAFNALQARIAAYLKERMQLLAAISHDLQTPITRMKLRVEQMDDGLEKEKLWHDLGAMEHLVREGVAYARSMDSSTEAPCKVNLDAFLDSLVFDYQDSGAQVQRQGSAQVTLHTRPHALRRVLVNLVDNALKFAGAAQLEVGREEGVTLIRVLDDGPGIPEAELDDVLKPFYRVEGSRNRSTGGTGLGLAIAQQLTQAMGGNLTLRNRAEGGLCAQIELR; encoded by the coding sequence ATGAAATGGCCTCGTACCCTGGCCTCGCGCCTGGCGCTGATCTTCTTCACCGGGCTGGTACTGGCCTATGGCCTGTCGTTTAGCCTGCAGGCCTACGAGCGCTACGTCAGCAGCCGCTCGATGATGCTCAGCAACCTGGAGCTGGACGTGTCGACCTCGGTGGCCATCCTCGACCGCCTGCCCGCCGCCGAGCGCCCGGCCTGGTTGCCGCGCCTTGAACGGCGCACCTACCGCTACCGCCTGGACGACGGTCTGTCCGGCGAGGCGATGCCCAGCGACAACCCGCCCATGGCCGCCGACTCCATCGTCAAGGCCATCGGCGAGCGCTACCGCCTGACCTTCCAGGAAATCCCCGGGCCCGCGGCGCACTTCCAGGCCCACCTGCGCCTGGCCGACGGCGCGCCGCTGACCATCGACGTCACCCCGGCCTCAGTGCCGGTAGCCAGCTGGCTGCCGGTGGTGCTGCTGATCCAGCTGGCGGTATTGCTGGCCTGCACCTGGCTCGCCGTGCGCCTGGCCATTGGCCCGTTGACCCGCCTGGCCCAGGCAGTGGACAACCTCGACCCGAACCACCCCGGCCCGCAGCTCGACGAACGCGGCCCGCGCGAGGTGCGCTACGCCGCCGTGGCGTTCAATGCCCTGCAGGCACGCATCGCCGCCTACCTCAAGGAGCGCATGCAACTGCTGGCGGCGATCTCGCACGACCTGCAAACACCGATCACGCGCATGAAGCTGCGCGTCGAGCAGATGGACGACGGGCTGGAAAAGGAAAAGCTCTGGCACGACCTCGGTGCCATGGAGCACCTGGTGCGCGAGGGCGTGGCCTATGCCCGCAGCATGGACAGCAGCACCGAGGCGCCGTGCAAGGTCAACCTCGACGCCTTCCTCGACAGCCTGGTGTTCGACTACCAGGACAGCGGCGCCCAGGTGCAGCGCCAGGGCAGCGCCCAGGTCACCCTGCACACCCGCCCCCACGCCCTGCGCCGGGTGCTGGTGAACCTGGTGGACAATGCGTTGAAGTTCGCCGGCGCCGCGCAGTTGGAGGTGGGCCGCGAGGAGGGCGTGACGCTGATCCGCGTGCTCGACGACGGCCCCGGCATCCCCGAGGCCGAACTGGACGACGTGCTCAAGCCGTTCTACCGGGTCGAGGGCTCGCGTAACCGCAGCACCGGCGGTACCGGGCTGGGCCTGGCCATCGCCCAGCAACTGACCCAGGCCATGGGTGGCAACCTGACCCTGCGCAACCGCGCCGAAGGCGGGTTGTGCGCGCAGATCGAACTGCGCTGA
- a CDS encoding thioredoxin family protein, with the protein MLKAGGVVLALVGLGLAGHLLARDSYGPMPSLAGARQWLNSPPLQAQALKGKVLLVDFWTYDCVNCRRSLVHVNDWARRYGDQGLVVIGVHTPEYAYEQDIDSLRAQVRQLGIDYPVAVDNDYRIWNAWGNQFWPAHYFVDRQGQVRHVHFGEGDYAGQEQVIRALLDERG; encoded by the coding sequence CTGCTCAAGGCCGGCGGCGTGGTCCTGGCCCTGGTCGGGTTGGGGCTGGCCGGCCACCTGCTGGCCCGCGACAGCTACGGCCCCATGCCGTCGCTGGCCGGTGCCCGGCAGTGGCTCAACTCGCCGCCGTTGCAGGCTCAGGCACTCAAGGGCAAGGTGCTGCTGGTGGACTTCTGGACCTACGACTGCGTCAACTGCCGGCGCAGCCTGGTGCACGTCAACGACTGGGCCCGGCGCTACGGCGACCAGGGCCTGGTGGTGATCGGCGTGCATACCCCGGAGTACGCCTACGAGCAGGATATCGACAGCCTGCGCGCCCAGGTTCGCCAGCTGGGCATCGACTATCCGGTGGCGGTGGACAACGACTACCGGATCTGGAACGCCTGGGGCAACCAGTTCTGGCCGGCGCATTACTTCGTCGACCGCCAGGGCCAGGTGCGCCATGTGCATTTCGGCGAGGGCGACTATGCCGGCCAGGAACAGGTGATCCGCGCACTGCTGGACGAGCGTGGCTGA
- a CDS encoding acyltransferase family protein — MLYSLQALRAFAAWVVVCHHFMQIFFDFHASGPVGQLLADRGAVGVDIFFVISGLVIYLSTRDKAIAPGQFLLNRALRIVPAYWFYTLLMAVLMLIASRWMPHQVFEWQHLLLSLLFIPAENPGGYGLYPTLNVGWTLNFEMFFYLLFGLAFLVRQRHHLLLVTAALLLVSEVLGRLGVLSRFYHNDIVYEFLLGIGLGVLYRRGLVREGLWLPLGLLVLAAVALYHLDASLRLLHWGVPSALVVLAFIALEPYFKGKRLLKALGDCSYSVYLVHVLVLYAGLFASERLRLNPYLVFALCVPSIGLMSWFSYHWLERGLYQRLQAAFAARSGREPALALSRVKY, encoded by the coding sequence ATGCTGTATTCGCTTCAGGCTCTCCGGGCATTCGCCGCCTGGGTGGTGGTCTGCCACCACTTCATGCAGATCTTCTTCGACTTCCACGCCAGCGGCCCCGTCGGCCAACTGCTCGCCGACCGCGGGGCGGTGGGGGTGGACATCTTCTTTGTCATCAGTGGGCTGGTGATCTACCTGTCGACCCGCGACAAAGCCATCGCCCCTGGGCAGTTCCTGCTCAACCGCGCCCTGCGCATCGTGCCCGCCTACTGGTTCTACACCCTGCTGATGGCCGTGCTGATGCTGATCGCCAGCCGCTGGATGCCGCACCAGGTGTTCGAATGGCAGCACCTGCTGCTGTCGCTGCTGTTCATTCCGGCCGAGAATCCGGGCGGCTACGGGCTGTACCCGACCCTCAACGTCGGCTGGACGCTGAACTTCGAGATGTTCTTCTACCTGCTGTTCGGCCTGGCCTTCCTGGTGCGCCAGCGCCACCACCTGCTGCTGGTCACCGCGGCGTTGCTTTTGGTCAGCGAAGTGCTGGGGCGCCTGGGTGTGCTCAGCCGCTTCTACCACAACGACATCGTCTACGAGTTCCTGCTCGGCATCGGCCTGGGCGTGCTGTACCGCCGCGGCCTGGTGCGCGAGGGGTTGTGGCTGCCGCTGGGGCTGCTGGTGCTGGCCGCGGTGGCGCTGTACCACCTGGACGCCTCGCTGCGCCTGCTGCACTGGGGCGTGCCCAGCGCCCTGGTGGTACTGGCGTTCATCGCCCTGGAGCCGTACTTCAAGGGCAAGCGCCTGCTCAAGGCGCTGGGCGATTGCTCGTATTCGGTGTACCTGGTGCATGTGCTGGTGCTCTACGCCGGGCTGTTCGCCAGCGAACGGCTGCGCCTGAACCCGTACCTGGTGTTCGCCCTGTGCGTGCCGTCAATCGGACTAATGTCGTGGTTCAGCTACCACTGGCTGGAACGCGGCCTGTACCAGCGGCTGCAGGCCGCGTTCGCGGCACGATCGGGCCGGGAGCCGGCGCTGGCGCTATCCCGAGTCAAATACTAG